One window from the genome of Candidatus Krumholzibacteriia bacterium encodes:
- a CDS encoding lipoyl synthase, with product MKTSSQTQARRTVSTRPTTTGPAARSRSDGTRRERGMARDHTMRSYTSRTLRRQLHPSVIIRPMVRTCGENVRRPEWLKVRLPQGDGYSRIRSLVEKHQLHTVCESARCPNLAECWNAGTATFMILGDICTRSCGFCAVTTGKPLGLDLGEPVRLARAIHTLGVRHAVITSVNRDELPDGGAAIFAACVRAVRREVPDCRVELLIPDFLGKWEALDVVLDAAPDILGHNTETVPRLYTRVRPKAKYERSL from the coding sequence ATGAAGACGTCGTCGCAGACCCAGGCCCGGCGCACGGTTTCGACCAGGCCCACGACCACGGGCCCGGCGGCGAGGAGCAGGAGTGACGGCACGAGGCGCGAGCGTGGCATGGCGCGCGATCATACCATGCGTTCGTATACGTCACGAACCCTCCGCCGGCAGCTTCATCCTTCGGTTATAATCCGCCCCATGGTACGGACCTGTGGAGAAAACGTCCGGCGTCCCGAGTGGCTGAAGGTGCGTTTGCCCCAGGGCGACGGCTACAGCCGCATCCGCTCCTTGGTGGAGAAACACCAGCTGCACACCGTGTGCGAGAGCGCGCGCTGTCCCAACCTCGCCGAGTGCTGGAACGCCGGCACCGCGACGTTCATGATCCTCGGCGACATCTGCACCCGCAGTTGCGGCTTCTGCGCCGTCACCACGGGCAAGCCCCTGGGTCTCGATCTGGGTGAACCGGTGCGCCTGGCCCGCGCCATCCACACCCTCGGCGTCCGCCACGCGGTGATCACGAGCGTCAACCGGGACGAATTGCCCGACGGCGGCGCCGCCATCTTCGCCGCCTGCGTCCGCGCCGTGCGCCGCGAGGTGCCGGACTGCCGGGTGGAGCTCCTCATCCCCGACTTCCTCGGCAAGTGGGAGGCATTGGACGTGGTGCTCGACGCAGCCCCGGACATCCTCGGGCACAACACGGAGACGGTGCCACGCCTCTACACCCGGGTGCGCCCCAAAGCGAAGTACGAGCGCAGCCTC